In Candidatus Binataceae bacterium, the following proteins share a genomic window:
- a CDS encoding glycosyltransferase family 4 protein, producing MSSPGHHEAAAAHGDCDVARGAPHPLRIAGVDPELRFAGGETQVMALTRELVRRGHQAEIICNHAGRLWERARAEGVVCYPLKIRNAIDISAALRLRAILSVGGFDVVHFHTSRAHAMAPFVRGCAPVAIVTRRMDYRPNRMLAPFLYGRGVDRTIAISSAVADSLVDVGVARSRITIVPSGVDTEYFRPPTAEQRARARETLGIDAHTIAIGAVGALEERKGQRCLLRAIASISDANVRCFIAGDGSIRSELAAEVAKLGCGDRVSMLGRVEDPRAILWALDIFAMPSILEGLGVAALEAMACGLPVVASKTGGLAELVEDENTGLQVPPADTNALAAALSSLLNNPDRRRQLGMNANARIAKEYSMTAMAEQTLEVYLECLRDKGKVG from the coding sequence TTGAGCTCGCCCGGACATCATGAAGCCGCGGCGGCGCATGGCGATTGCGATGTCGCGAGAGGCGCGCCGCATCCGCTCAGAATTGCGGGCGTCGATCCCGAGCTGCGCTTCGCCGGCGGTGAGACGCAGGTAATGGCGCTCACGCGCGAGCTGGTGCGCCGCGGGCATCAAGCGGAGATCATCTGCAATCACGCGGGGCGGCTCTGGGAGCGGGCGCGCGCCGAGGGAGTCGTTTGTTATCCGCTCAAGATTCGCAACGCGATCGACATTAGCGCCGCACTCCGTCTCCGCGCGATCCTGAGCGTTGGCGGTTTCGACGTCGTGCACTTTCACACCTCGCGTGCGCACGCGATGGCGCCGTTCGTGCGCGGATGCGCACCCGTGGCGATCGTGACGCGGCGCATGGATTACAGGCCGAATCGGATGCTGGCGCCGTTCCTTTACGGCCGCGGTGTCGATCGCACGATCGCGATCTCATCGGCCGTGGCGGATTCGCTCGTCGATGTTGGCGTGGCGCGATCGAGGATCACGATCGTTCCGAGCGGCGTCGATACCGAATATTTTCGGCCGCCGACCGCTGAGCAACGCGCCCGCGCCCGCGAGACGTTGGGCATCGACGCTCATACGATCGCGATCGGCGCGGTCGGTGCGCTCGAGGAACGCAAGGGCCAGCGTTGCCTGCTGCGCGCGATCGCCTCGATCTCCGACGCAAATGTCCGATGCTTCATCGCGGGCGATGGCTCGATTCGATCCGAACTCGCAGCGGAAGTGGCAAAACTCGGATGCGGCGACCGCGTGTCGATGCTCGGCCGGGTCGAGGACCCGCGTGCGATTCTGTGGGCGCTCGATATCTTCGCGATGCCATCGATTCTCGAAGGCCTCGGCGTCGCGGCGCTCGAGGCAATGGCCTGCGGCTTGCCGGTCGTCGCGAGCAAAACAGGCGGTCTCGCGGAGCTGGTCGAGGATGAAAACACCGGGCTGCAGGTCCCTCCTGCTGACACAAACGCCCTCGCCGCGGCTCTGTCGAGCCTCTTGAACAACCCCGACCGGAGGCGGCAACTTGGAATGAACGCTAACGCGCGTATCGCAAAGGAATACTCGATGACGGCGATGGCCGAACAAACACTCGAAGTTTATCTCGAATGTTTGCGCGACAAGGGCAAGGTGGGCTGA
- a CDS encoding glycosyltransferase family 2 protein: MPEPVKISVVIPVFNEVETIGKVIDRVLNCGFDVEVIVVDDASTDGTRDFLGTFEHPRVRCFFHSVNRGKGAALRLGFAAATNPYVFVQDADLEYDPRDYHLMIGPLLDGRADMVYGSRFLGGPHRVLLFWHFLGNRLVTLASNMVSDLNLSDMETGMKAFVRAKLAALKLSANRFTFEPEITAKAARARWRIYEVPVSYSGRTYEEGKKIGWRDSITAFGAILYYRFFD; this comes from the coding sequence ATGCCCGAGCCAGTTAAAATCTCGGTCGTTATCCCCGTCTTCAACGAGGTCGAAACCATCGGCAAGGTCATCGACCGCGTGCTGAATTGCGGCTTCGACGTGGAAGTGATCGTCGTTGATGATGCCTCGACCGACGGCACGCGCGACTTCCTCGGCACCTTCGAACATCCGCGCGTGCGATGCTTCTTTCACAGCGTCAATCGCGGCAAGGGCGCGGCGCTCAGGCTCGGCTTCGCCGCGGCGACCAATCCTTACGTGTTCGTGCAGGACGCCGACCTCGAATACGACCCGCGCGACTATCACCTGATGATCGGCCCGCTGCTCGATGGCCGCGCCGACATGGTTTACGGCTCGCGATTTTTGGGCGGGCCGCATCGCGTGCTGCTCTTCTGGCATTTCTTGGGCAACCGGCTCGTGACGCTTGCCTCGAACATGGTGAGCGACCTCAACCTGAGCGACATGGAAACCGGGATGAAGGCCTTCGTGCGCGCGAAGCTCGCCGCGCTCAAGCTCTCGGCGAACCGCTTCACCTTCGAACCCGAGATCACGGCCAAGGCCGCGCGCGCGAGATGGCGAATCTACGAGGTGCCGGTTTCGTATTCGGGCCGCACGTATGAAGAGGGCAAAAAGATCGGCTGGCGCGATTCGATCACTGCTTTCGGCGCGATTCTCTACTACCGGTTTTTCGATTGA
- the gmk gene encoding guanylate kinase translates to MPQRRGIIFILSAPSGAGKTTISRAARKQIAGLEASVSLTTRKPREGEVAGIDYRFVSDDEFKRKLGANELAEWAQVFDSSYGTPREPLDAAVDSGTDILLDIDIQGAQQIREIYPDDAVTIFVLPPSFKDLEGRLRGRGTETEDKIQHRLDRAREEALAYPEYDYLIINEHVEESLARLAAIVAAERMKVARLRTDFEPWKS, encoded by the coding sequence TTGCCGCAACGACGCGGTATAATTTTCATTCTCTCGGCCCCGTCCGGCGCCGGAAAAACGACAATTTCGCGCGCCGCACGCAAGCAAATCGCGGGTCTGGAGGCATCGGTTTCGTTAACCACGCGCAAGCCGCGCGAGGGCGAAGTCGCAGGTATTGACTATCGATTCGTGAGCGACGACGAGTTCAAACGTAAGCTGGGCGCGAACGAACTGGCGGAGTGGGCCCAGGTTTTCGATTCCTCTTACGGCACGCCGCGCGAGCCGCTCGATGCTGCGGTCGATTCCGGCACCGACATCCTGCTCGATATCGATATCCAGGGCGCGCAGCAGATTCGCGAGATCTATCCCGACGACGCCGTCACGATTTTCGTCCTGCCGCCCAGCTTCAAGGATCTCGAGGGCCGCCTGCGTGGCCGCGGCACCGAAACCGAGGACAAAATCCAGCATCGGCTGGATCGTGCGCGCGAAGAGGCGCTCGCGTATCCCGAATACGACTACCTGATTATTAACGAGCACGTCGAAGAATCGCTCGCCCGCCTCGCAGCGATCGTCGCCGCCGAGCGGATGAAGGTCGCGCGGCTGCGCACGGACTTTGAACCGTGGAAGAGTTAG
- a CDS encoding YicC/YloC family endoribonuclease, giving the protein MRSMTGFGRGVVERNGTRVTAEVRALNQRFFELKAVLPRGWGEQEAEIRKLVQAVVARGRVELFIKAVALKPPRARLEVNENLANLYVKELRRVGKNLKLNGELSIEVILNRPEIFHVVEEESEPTHAIELGMKALKDALKHLEAERVREGRSLHKDFATRIDAISSAIPKIEHLAEKTRADIRANFEKRVRELLAELPVNEKRLYEEASSASQHGDITEELIRLRTHLDGLKTLLKRKGQVGKSIEFLLQEINREVNTMGSKSQSAALSQVTVEVKAEAEKMREQVQNVE; this is encoded by the coding sequence ATGCGAAGCATGACAGGCTTCGGCCGCGGCGTGGTCGAGCGCAATGGAACGCGCGTCACCGCAGAGGTCCGCGCGCTCAACCAGAGATTCTTCGAGCTCAAAGCGGTGCTGCCGCGCGGATGGGGCGAGCAGGAAGCCGAAATCCGCAAGCTGGTGCAGGCCGTCGTCGCGCGCGGCCGCGTCGAGCTGTTTATCAAGGCCGTCGCGCTCAAGCCGCCGCGGGCGCGCCTCGAGGTCAACGAAAATCTCGCTAACCTCTACGTCAAGGAGCTGCGCCGCGTCGGCAAGAATCTCAAGCTTAACGGCGAGCTCAGTATCGAAGTCATTTTGAATCGGCCCGAAATTTTTCACGTCGTCGAAGAGGAGAGCGAGCCCACGCACGCGATCGAGCTCGGGATGAAGGCGCTGAAAGACGCGCTGAAGCACCTCGAGGCCGAGCGCGTGCGCGAAGGACGCAGTCTGCACAAGGACTTTGCAACGCGTATCGACGCGATCAGCTCGGCGATTCCCAAAATTGAACATCTCGCCGAGAAGACCCGCGCCGATATCCGCGCCAATTTCGAAAAGCGCGTGCGCGAGCTGCTCGCCGAGTTGCCGGTCAACGAGAAGCGGCTTTACGAGGAAGCTTCATCGGCATCGCAGCACGGCGATATCACCGAGGAACTGATTCGGCTGCGCACGCATCTCGACGGCCTCAAGACGCTGCTCAAGCGCAAGGGTCAGGTCGGCAAGTCGATCGAGTTCCTGCTCCAGGAAATCAATCGCGAAGTGAATACGATGGGCTCCAAGTCGCAGAGCGCGGCGCTCTCGCAGGTGACGGTCGAGGTCAAGGCGGAGGCGGAGAAGATGCGCGAGCAAGTGCAGAACGTCGAGTAG
- a CDS encoding bifunctional (p)ppGpp synthetase/guanosine-3',5'-bis(diphosphate) 3'-pyrophosphohydrolase → MEELAQAQSLPDHLDELLRLVQSYNPSADFDLIRRAYDYSARMHVGQKRDSGEPYVIHPLNVAMIIARLKLDVPSIVTGLLHDVVEDTGVSLTEVRELFGAEVAQLVDGVTKISKVSFQSREEKQAENFRKMVIAMAHDIRVVLIKLADRLHNMRTLEHLSPERQHEIARETIEIYAPIAHRLGIYWLKSELEDLSFRYLNTSAYGTLKAYVAKTRKEREEYIAAVIEILSRRLLESGVKAEVTGRPKHFYSIHSKMQEMGLSFEEIYDLVAFRIIVDTVRECYEALGVVHANWKPVPGRFKDYIALPKVNMYQSLHTTVIGPRGQRMEVQIRTREMHKVAEEGIAAHWSYKEGNSKEMRETERFAWLRRLIEWQQNLKDPQEFLSTVKDDLFPEEVFVFTPKGDVLDFPQGSTVIDFAYRIHSQVGNHLSGARVNGRMVPLRYKLKSGDTVEVLTSERQTPGKDWANYVATARAKSRIRQWLRQQQAERSRDLGISLLDRELEQLKLTVHQLRADHRFEPVLKEFSQRDVESLLAAVGYGLVTPTQVLNRVLTPDEIKAYRHEKAPSDAPAQKDRASRELRRAASGAVVVSGVGDMMVRFAKCCNPLPGEAITGFITRGRGVTVHVAGCPHALNTDPQRRVPVVWKDGEEEPRPIRLEVLSVDQPGLLAAMTKAIASAGVNISTAEVKTRGADGRALAVFEVSVSSARQLNNLMNSIGAIDGVMRVARLGQQNGHRY, encoded by the coding sequence GTGGAAGAGTTAGCGCAAGCTCAAAGTCTGCCTGACCATCTCGACGAGCTCCTGCGGCTCGTCCAGTCCTACAATCCTTCGGCTGATTTCGATCTGATCCGCCGCGCTTACGATTACTCGGCGCGGATGCACGTCGGGCAGAAGCGCGATTCCGGCGAGCCCTACGTCATTCATCCGCTGAACGTCGCGATGATAATCGCGCGGCTCAAGCTCGACGTGCCATCGATCGTGACGGGACTGCTTCACGACGTCGTCGAAGACACCGGTGTTTCACTGACCGAAGTGCGCGAGCTCTTCGGCGCCGAAGTCGCGCAACTCGTCGATGGCGTCACGAAGATCTCCAAAGTCAGCTTCCAGAGCCGCGAAGAGAAGCAGGCCGAGAATTTCCGCAAGATGGTCATCGCGATGGCGCACGACATCCGCGTCGTGCTCATCAAGCTCGCCGATCGCCTGCACAACATGCGCACGCTCGAGCATCTGTCGCCCGAGCGCCAGCATGAGATCGCGCGCGAGACGATCGAGATCTACGCCCCGATCGCGCATCGCCTCGGTATCTACTGGCTAAAATCCGAGCTCGAGGATCTCTCGTTCCGCTACCTCAACACTTCCGCCTACGGGACGCTCAAGGCCTACGTCGCCAAGACGCGCAAGGAGCGCGAGGAATATATCGCGGCGGTGATCGAAATCCTGTCGCGGCGCCTGCTCGAATCAGGAGTGAAAGCGGAAGTCACCGGACGGCCCAAGCACTTCTACTCGATACATTCCAAGATGCAGGAGATGGGGCTCAGCTTCGAGGAGATCTACGACCTCGTCGCCTTTCGCATCATCGTCGATACCGTGCGCGAATGCTACGAAGCGCTGGGCGTCGTGCACGCGAACTGGAAGCCGGTGCCCGGGCGCTTCAAGGATTACATCGCGCTGCCCAAGGTCAACATGTACCAGTCGCTGCATACGACGGTGATCGGGCCGCGCGGGCAGCGGATGGAAGTGCAGATTCGCACGCGCGAGATGCACAAGGTGGCCGAGGAAGGCATCGCCGCGCATTGGAGCTACAAGGAAGGCAACTCCAAGGAGATGCGCGAGACCGAGCGTTTCGCATGGCTCCGCCGGCTCATCGAATGGCAGCAGAATCTCAAGGACCCGCAGGAGTTTTTATCGACGGTCAAGGACGACCTTTTCCCCGAGGAGGTTTTCGTCTTCACGCCCAAGGGCGACGTGCTCGATTTTCCGCAGGGCTCGACCGTCATCGACTTCGCATATCGAATCCATTCGCAGGTTGGTAACCATCTGTCAGGTGCGCGGGTGAACGGCAGGATGGTGCCGCTGCGCTACAAGCTTAAGTCGGGCGACACCGTCGAGGTCCTCACCTCGGAGCGGCAGACGCCGGGTAAGGATTGGGCGAACTACGTCGCGACGGCGCGCGCCAAATCGCGCATCCGGCAATGGCTTCGCCAGCAGCAGGCGGAGCGCTCGCGCGATCTCGGAATCTCGCTACTCGATCGCGAGCTCGAACAGCTCAAGCTCACCGTGCATCAGCTGCGCGCCGATCATCGATTCGAACCCGTGCTCAAGGAGTTCTCGCAGCGCGACGTCGAAAGCCTGCTCGCGGCGGTGGGTTACGGGCTGGTCACGCCGACCCAGGTGCTGAATAGGGTTCTCACGCCCGATGAGATCAAGGCTTATCGTCACGAGAAAGCGCCCTCCGACGCGCCGGCGCAGAAGGATCGCGCATCGCGTGAGCTGCGCCGGGCGGCTTCAGGAGCGGTCGTGGTGTCAGGCGTCGGCGACATGATGGTGCGCTTCGCCAAGTGCTGCAATCCGCTTCCGGGCGAGGCGATCACCGGATTCATCACGCGCGGGCGCGGCGTCACGGTCCACGTCGCGGGATGTCCGCACGCGCTGAACACCGATCCGCAGCGGCGCGTCCCGGTGGTCTGGAAAGACGGCGAAGAAGAGCCGCGCCCGATTCGCCTCGAAGTGCTGTCCGTCGATCAGCCGGGATTGCTCGCCGCGATGACGAAGGCGATCGCGTCCGCCGGCGTGAACATCTCGACCGCCGAAGTGAAAACGCGCGGCGCCGATGGGCGCGCGCTGGCAGTATTCGAAGTGAGCGTCAGCAGCGCGCGCCAGCTCAACAACCTGATGAACTCGATCGGCGCAATCGACGGCGTGATGCGAGTAGCCCGCCTCGGCCAGCAAAACGGCCACCGCTACTGA